GAAAAGCAAATACTCTATGAACCATTGCACCCAACAATAATGCTCCTATGGTTCCTAATACAAACAAAGATGGGAACAAGAAAAATATTTTAAATGTTTCAGGATAATGTTTTGATATGATATAGCGAGTTTTTCCAAATCCAAAAACCTGTTTGTAGAATTTTTTGAAGGATACTCTTCGCTTATGAAATACATAAGCATCCTGCACCAAACGAGTTTCAAATCCACGTTTTATTACCTCTATGGCAAATACCATATCTTCGCCTGGATGCATTGTAGTTACCGGAAATCCACCCGTATTTTCATAAACAGCTTTCGAAAAACCAAGATTAAAACTTCGGGGATGAAATTTATGAACCTGCTTCTTTCCTCCACGAATTCCTCCAGTAGTAAAAAAAGAAGTCATGGCATAAGAAACAGCTTTCTGAAAATCAGAAAAATCGTCCATTGCACCATCGGGACCACCATAACAATCCACAAAATTACTCGACAATTCCTTATGAATGGTTTCCATATAATGAGGAGGTAAAATACAATCGGAATCGAAAAAGAGGTAATAGTTTCCTTTAGCACGAGCCAATCCATAATTACGACCAATACTGGGCCCCTGATTTTCTTTGTAATAATAGGAAATAGAGATTTTATCGCGATAGCTGTTACATACGTCTTCACTTTTTACAGAAGAACCATCCTCAACAACAACCAATTCAAAATCTTTATTCGTCTGCTCCGATAAACTATCCAACAATTCTTTCATTTCATCGGGCCTATTATAAACCGGAACAATAACGGATAGTTTAATTTCCTCTTTCATGCCTATTATTTTTGATTGAAATAAAATATTTCATCCATTGGTAATCGATATTTTTCAGCTAAATCTGTATCGAGCTCTTGAGCATATTTTCTTGCTACAACATTAAATCCTGCTGCAGATAAACGATCACTATAATCTAATCCGTATAAACGAACATGATCCTTCTGTCTGTATAATTTTTCTCGTTCCTTAGGATCGGTAACATTAGGATCTTCCATTGTATTAGGATTATCCGTATCCATAGGAACTTGTAAAATTGCAAAACCATTTGGTTTTAAAACCCGATAAATCTCACTCATAGCTTTAGCATCATCGGTAACATGCTCCATCACATGATTACAAATTACCACATCATAAGTTTCCTCTGCAAAAGGTATTTTCTGCACATCGAAATGCACATCAGCAATGGGAGATTCCAGATCAGCAGTTGTATAATCGAGATTTGTAAGTGCCTTAAATCGTTTATAGAAACATTGCTCAGGAGCAATGTGTAAAACCTTTAAGTTCTTGCTAAAAAAATCGGTTTCCTTGTTTAGGTATAGCCACATCAAACGATGCCTTTCCAAAGACAAACATTTTGGACATAAACAGTTGTCACGTCCGGTAGCTTTTGTATATCCGTATGGAAGAAACTTTCTAAAGTGACCGCCACATACCGGACATTCCACTTTATTTCCAACTAAGAAGATTGCAACTACACGATTAATAAGTAAGCTCATTCGAATTAAAACCGGACGAGGAAATATCTGTAATAAAAATCTGATGATTCGTTTGATCATTTTCCTTTAAACAATTATCAGCAAAAACAGTGTTAGTAATTGTTTTATTAATTCGTACAATTACTCTCCCAATAGTTATGGGAACACACATTCACTGTTTATTAAATTTCTTTCTCGATTTGATATGTATTTCTCTCAGAAGAACTACGGCTAACCAATTCTGCAACAAAACCTGTAAGAAAAAGTTGTGTTCCAATAATCATAGTCGCCAATGCAATAAAAAAATACGGACTATCGGTTACTTTTGGTGGCATATCACCCAAACTCATGCTATACAATTTCTGAAAACCGATCCAGGCAGAAGCGAAAAATCCAAGCAGAAACATTAAGGTTCCCAACAAACCGAAAAAATGCATGGGTTTTTTCCCGAATTTACTGATGAAGGTAATCGAAAGCAAATCAAGAAAACCATTGATAAATCGACTTAATCCAAATTTAGTAACACCATATTTTCTTTCCTGATGTTGCACTACCTTTTCGGTTATTTTAGTAAAACCAGCTTCTTTTGCCAAAATAGGTATGTATCGGTGCATTTCTCCATACACTTCTACACTTTTCACTACTTTATTTTTATACGCCTTTAAGCCACAATTAAAATCGTGCAATTTAATACCCGACATGGCTCTGGCTGTTCTATTAAAGAATTTACTAGGTATGGTTTTAGAAATAGGATCGTAACGTTTTTGCTTCCATCCCGAAACCAAATCGAAACCTTCTTCTTTCACCATTCTATACAGCTCAGGTATCTCATCCGGAGAATCCTGAAGATCTGCATCCATGGTAATTACTACATCACCTTTAACAATTTCGAAACCGCTAAAAAGAGCTGCCGATTTTCCATAATTTCTTCTAAACTTAATTCCTCTTAGTTCAGAATATTTTTTCTTCAAATCTTCAATTACCTGCCACGAAGTATCAGTACTACCATCATCAACCAATACAAGTTCATAGCTAAACTTATTCGACTTCATAACTCTATCAATCCAGGCAAGTAATTCTGGAAGCGATTCTTCCTCATTAAATAATGGAACAACAACTGAAATATCCATATATAATATTATTGATTATTCGAAGCGTTAAATTTATCAATAGAACTCTTATTAAACAAGTTTCTATTAGAACGAAAGAAAAAAGATACTATCAGTGAAAAAAACACACCTGCCGAAAGTTTCCCAAACCATTGACCAAAAGCAAAAATACCAGGTGTGATTTTTCGATAAATAGACATTAAAAGTTCCACCTGATCATCTTCATATCCTACCTCAACTAATCCCTTTTCGGTAAAATTAACAGCATCCTGAATTATACTAGAATCAAAATAGCTGGTTAGTACATATATGAATAAAGCATAATAAGTAGATGCAATACCAATAGTAATAATACCACAAGCTAGAGCACGACCATAACTTATAATACCCGATATTTCTTCATCGCGATATTTTTTTACACTAAAATATATTCCCAGAACAATTAAAAATCTATTTACAAATAGTAAGGTAGGATGAAAATTTATTGATATCCCTTTAAAATAAAAAGTAAGAGCAGCTAAAATCAAAACTCCCCCAACAAGAGATCCAAATAAAAATGAATGTTTCAATATAGGTTTCTTATACATCATCTATTATAAGTATTTTAATAATCGAGCACAAAGATATCCGTTTTTATGGGAATGAGTACGCAAAAAAACTTAATTATTGCAATCAGAAAGCCAGACTAGCACTATAAAGTCATTAACTGTAAAAAAAAAATGATTTTTTTTTGAAAAATTATTGTTCTGAAAATAAATCGCTTGACCATATTCGGAGCTTAATTATTCCAAGAAGTTTCATATTTAATTTGCAGGGAAACAACTTTTTTCTACTTTTGTCGTCGGGTAAGCACTACGCGACCAGCTCCTACTGAACTCCCCCAGGGTCGGAAGGCAGCAAGGGTAAGTAGTTGTAGCGGTGCGACGTTGTTGCTTACCCACTTTTTTATGCCTTTTAGGTAATAAAAAATGCCGATGTAGCTCAGCTGGCTAGAGCAGCTGATTTGTAATCAGCAGGTCGTGGGTTCGAGTCCCTCCACCGGCTCATCAAAAAACAAAAAGAAAGTTTAACGACTTTCTTTCGTTCTTTAAAATATTTAACAAAGTAACAAATGCCGATGTAGCTCAGCTGGCTAGAGCAGCTGATTTGTAATCAGCAGGTCGTG
This genomic interval from uncultured Marinifilum sp. contains the following:
- a CDS encoding glycosyltransferase, translated to MKEEIKLSVIVPVYNRPDEMKELLDSLSEQTNKDFELVVVEDGSSVKSEDVCNSYRDKISISYYYKENQGPSIGRNYGLARAKGNYYLFFDSDCILPPHYMETIHKELSSNFVDCYGGPDGAMDDFSDFQKAVSYAMTSFFTTGGIRGGKKQVHKFHPRSFNLGFSKAVYENTGGFPVTTMHPGEDMVFAIEVIKRGFETRLVQDAYVFHKRRVSFKKFYKQVFGFGKTRYIISKHYPETFKIFFLFPSLFVLGTIGALLLGAMVHRVFAFPVFLYAFLVFADALTKTKSLKVGFLALLASFIQLFAYGIGFIDAVWKHKILGIDEFGVMDKGFYE
- a CDS encoding class I SAM-dependent methyltransferase → MIKRIIRFLLQIFPRPVLIRMSLLINRVVAIFLVGNKVECPVCGGHFRKFLPYGYTKATGRDNCLCPKCLSLERHRLMWLYLNKETDFFSKNLKVLHIAPEQCFYKRFKALTNLDYTTADLESPIADVHFDVQKIPFAEETYDVVICNHVMEHVTDDAKAMSEIYRVLKPNGFAILQVPMDTDNPNTMEDPNVTDPKEREKLYRQKDHVRLYGLDYSDRLSAAGFNVVARKYAQELDTDLAEKYRLPMDEIFYFNQK
- a CDS encoding glycosyltransferase family 2 protein, whose amino-acid sequence is MDISVVVPLFNEEESLPELLAWIDRVMKSNKFSYELVLVDDGSTDTSWQVIEDLKKKYSELRGIKFRRNYGKSAALFSGFEIVKGDVVITMDADLQDSPDEIPELYRMVKEEGFDLVSGWKQKRYDPISKTIPSKFFNRTARAMSGIKLHDFNCGLKAYKNKVVKSVEVYGEMHRYIPILAKEAGFTKITEKVVQHQERKYGVTKFGLSRFINGFLDLLSITFISKFGKKPMHFFGLLGTLMFLLGFFASAWIGFQKLYSMSLGDMPPKVTDSPYFFIALATMIIGTQLFLTGFVAELVSRSSSERNTYQIEKEI
- a CDS encoding DUF4199 domain-containing protein gives rise to the protein MMYKKPILKHSFLFGSLVGGVLILAALTFYFKGISINFHPTLLFVNRFLIVLGIYFSVKKYRDEEISGIISYGRALACGIITIGIASTYYALFIYVLTSYFDSSIIQDAVNFTEKGLVEVGYEDDQVELLMSIYRKITPGIFAFGQWFGKLSAGVFFSLIVSFFFRSNRNLFNKSSIDKFNASNNQ